One stretch of Caloenas nicobarica isolate bCalNic1 chromosome 2, bCalNic1.hap1, whole genome shotgun sequence DNA includes these proteins:
- the LOC135984697 gene encoding zinc finger protein 616-like, producing the protein MRHSVPSTAAVKDVVKRVVVKTHPCQECGKSFSKKGNLKRHQRIHTAEELFTCGECGRRFTTRGHLTTHQSIHTGERPFCCGECGRCFRLEICLAAHQKTHAKGGPYVCARCGKSLSTKIYFNIHMRTHREKRPFACTECGKSFVKKGTLTAHKEIHKREKPFKCPDCSRCFGQSATLLAHQKIHLRGGPFICTECGKSLSTKRYFNVHQRNHAKQKPLEGHINGVSLQVIQVKEEPDFAFRSEENMLESMSHEGGVAQGCSIPRNPPNPKSPPWKTQMKEEPEPPTDDIANITAIAYQKLYIKEEPPENLDYGKLFDPKIPPMALQGRQIKKEEGADGQHEWEVPLAVNHVLHVKEETQENVEFGMHYGQKPNLSAIQRIQIKEELGVETSHQKNQSQKRKQKKCYWPTKEGMLENWERSVPKKGPSAKGPLKSERIFPCPECGKSFNQKSNLTRHRKIHTSEGPYKCSECGETFRMNRKLIRHQRVHVSEPFKCTECGKSFTQRSNLVRHQRIHTKEEPYQCPECEKTFNQKANLFRHQTIHVRMGPCKCTKCGKCFPQKRHLIKHQLLHSRGGAYKCGVCGKRYRLKKYLRRHQKIHTREGTAPFARQGEATRTSSGPHHTEQRALAPMRSEEES; encoded by the coding sequence ATGCGCCACTCGGTGCCGAGCACTGCTGCCGTGAAGGATGTGGTTAAGCGCGTGGTGGTAAAGACACACCCGTGTCAGGAGTGCGGCAAATCCTTCAGCAAGAAGGGGAACCTGAAGAGACACCAGCGGATCCATACGGCAGAGGAGCTCTTCACTTGTGGGGAGTGTGGGAGGCGCTTCACTACCCGGGGACACCTCACGACTCACCAGAGCATCCACACAGGAGAGAGGCCCTTCTGCTGTGGGGAGTGCGGGCGCTGCTTTCGCCTGGAGATATGTCTGGCTGCCCACCAGAAGACACATGCCAAGGGTGGTCCCTATGTCTGTGCCCGCTGCGGCAAGAGCCTGAGCACAAAGATCTACTTCAACATCCACATGCGGACCCACAGGGAGAAGAGGCCATTTGCCTGCACCGAGTGCGGGAAGAGCTTTGTGAAGAAGGGGACCCTCACTGCCCACAAGGAGATCCACAAGAGGGAGAAACCCTTCAAATGTCCCGACTGCAGCAGGTGCTTTGGACAAAGCGCCACACTGCTGGCGCACCAGAAGATACACCTTCGTGGAGGGCCTTTCATTTGTACTGAGTGTGGGAAGAGCTTGAGCACCAAGCGATATTTCAACGTTCACCAGAGGAACCATGCTAAGCAAAAGCCGCTCGAGGGACACATCAATGGTGTGTCTCTCCAGGTCATCCAGGTGAAAGAGGAGCCTGATTTTGCCTTCAGGTCAGAAGAGAATATGTTGGAGAGTATGTCCCATGAAGGAGGTGTAGCCCAGGGGTGTAGCATACCTAGAAACCCACCTAATCCAAAAAGCCCTCCTTGGAAAACCCAGATGAAGGAGGAACCAGAACCACCCACTGATGACATAGCAAATATTACTGCAATAGCCTACCAGAAACTTTACATCAAGGAAGAGCCACCAGAAAACCTGGACTATGGAAAGCTCTTTGATCCAAAGATCCCACCGATGGCTTTACAGGGGAGACagattaaaaaggaagaaggtgCTGATGGGCAGCATGAATGGGAAGTGCCCCTAGCCGTTAACCATGTACTCCATGTGAAggaagaaacacaggaaaacgTTGAGTTTGGGATGCATTATGGTCAGAAGCCAAATCTTAGTGCTATCCAGAGGATACAAATTAAAGAAGAACTCGGTGTGGAGACCAGCCACCAGAAGAACCAAAGCCAgaagaggaagcagaagaaGTGCTATTGGCCCACCAAAGAGGGGATGCTGGAGAACTGGGAGAGATCCGTGCCCAAGAAAGGTCCCTCAGCAAAAGGACCTCTCAAGAGCGAACGGATATTCCCCTGTCCTGAGTGCGGGAAGAGTTTCAATCAGAAATCGAACCTGACCAGACACAGGAAGATTCACACGAGCGAGGGGCCGTACAAGTGCAGCGAGTGCGGGGAGACCTTCCGCATGAACCGCAAGCTGATCCGCCACCAGCGGGTCCACGTGAGTGAGCCCTTCAAATGCACTGAGTGCGGGAAGAGCTTCACCCAGCGATCAAATCTGGTCCGGCATCAGAGGATTCACACCAAGGAGGAGCCCTACCAGTGCCCTGAATGCGAGAAGACCTTCAACCAGAAGGCCAACCTCTTCCGTCACCAAACAATCCACGTCCGCATGGGGCCTTGCAAGTGCACAAAGTGTGGGAAATGCTTCCCCCAGAAGCGCCATTTGATTAAACACCAGCTCCTCCACTCCCGAGGTGGGGCCTACAAGTGTGGGGTCTGTGGGAAGCGCTACCGGCTGAAGAAGTACCTAAGGAGGCACCAGAAAATCCATACACGGGAAGGAACTGCTCCGTTTGCAAGACAGGGGGAGGCCACAAGGACCAGCAGTGGACCCCACCACACTGAACAGAGAGCACTGGCCCCCATGAGGAGTGAAGAGGAGAGCTGA